The Puntigrus tetrazona isolate hp1 chromosome 23, ASM1883169v1, whole genome shotgun sequence genome has a segment encoding these proteins:
- the si:ch211-10d23.5 gene encoding si:ch211-10d23.5 isoform X2 has translation MTGERVFMFVDEEELFSAMKDLDCLYCRIPVTASKHHLRKKHLRFAVYYKDSGIGVEMTDKSSVELRPTAVLLESLRTDREDETKPGNKAACQKCGILFTTTSNLRRHERLQHGHDQQPILCIDAKNAIYVTPKYLHGPRVPIHIRKSFTSQVLLCELEECWDFMKAQAQSGNPGKECRHLVRTNHARHYVPPPPLCVNSLDEMGHKQLLSASEKLQCREMSSRACIRGVDCVYPIFWGERELSERCVFFSVYTDLEDKWCQFGRTRVSFDTESGGWRCLCKRKRSRCVHKCLSAWWLFQERPELLQNAPDVHAESADALEEAVMDAEDVV, from the exons ATGACTGGAG AGAgagtgtttatgtttgttgaTGAAGAGGAGCTCTTCAGCGCGATGAAGGACCTCGACTGTCTCTACTGTAGGATTCCAGTCACTGCATCTAAACATCACCTCAGAAAGAAACATCTCAGATTCGCTGTATATTATAAAGACTCTGGCATTG GTGTTGAGATGACAGACAAGTCCTCAG TTGAGCTACGGCCTACAGCAGTCCTTTTAGAAAGCCTACGAACAGACCGCGAAGACGAGACCAAACCGGGCAACAAGGCAGCGTGCCAAAAGTGTGGGATCCTCTTTACCACGACATCGAATTTGAGACGGCATGAAAGACTGCAGCACGGCCACGACCAGCAGCCCATTTTGTGCATAGATGCCAAAAATGCAATCTACGTCACGCCCAAATACCTGCACGGGCCGAGAGTGCCCATTCACATCCGCAAATCCTTCACCTCGCAGGTTCTGCTGTGTGAGCTGGAGGAGTGCTGGGATTTCATGAAAGCGCAGGCCCAGAGCGGGAATCCCGGGAAGGAATGCCGTCACCTGGTCAGGACGAATCACGCAAGGCACTACGTTCCCCCTCCTCCTCTGTGCGTTAACTCTCTGGACGAGATGGGCCACAAGCAGCTCCTGTCCGCATCCGAGAAGCTCCAGTGCCGGGAGATGAGCTCCAGGGCGTGCATTCGGGGGGTGGATTGTGTCTACCCTATCTTTTGGGGTGAGCGCGAACTTTCGGAGAGGTGCGTCTTCTTTTCTGTGTACACCGACCTCGAGGACAAATGGTGTCAGTTCGGGAGGACCCGCGTCTCGTTCGACACCGAGTCTGGCGGCTGGAGGTGTCTGTGCAAGCGCAAAAGAAGCCGCTGCGTCCACAAGTGTTTATCCGCGTGGTGGTTGTTTCAGGAGCGTCCTGAACTCTTGCAGAATGCCCCAGATGTCCATGCGGAATCGGCCGATGCGCTCGAGGAAGCGGTCATGGATGCAGAGGACGTGGTTTAA
- the si:ch211-10d23.5 gene encoding si:ch211-10d23.5 isoform X3, with translation MTGERVFMFVDEEELFSAMKDLDCLYCRIPVTASKHHLRKKHLRFAVYYKDSGIVELRPTAVLLESLRTDREDETKPGNKAACQKCGILFTTTSNLRRHERLQHGHDQQPILCIDAKNAIYVTPKYLHGPRVPIHIRKSFTSQVLLCELEECWDFMKAQAQSGNPGKECRHLVRTNHARHYVPPPPLCVNSLDEMGHKQLLSASEKLQCREMSSRACIRGVDCVYPIFWGERELSERCVFFSVYTDLEDKWCQFGRTRVSFDTESGGWRCLCKRKRSRCVHKCLSAWWLFQERPELLQNAPDVHAESADALEEAVMDAEDVV, from the exons ATGACTGGAG AGAgagtgtttatgtttgttgaTGAAGAGGAGCTCTTCAGCGCGATGAAGGACCTCGACTGTCTCTACTGTAGGATTCCAGTCACTGCATCTAAACATCACCTCAGAAAGAAACATCTCAGATTCGCTGTATATTATAAAGACTCTGGCATTG TTGAGCTACGGCCTACAGCAGTCCTTTTAGAAAGCCTACGAACAGACCGCGAAGACGAGACCAAACCGGGCAACAAGGCAGCGTGCCAAAAGTGTGGGATCCTCTTTACCACGACATCGAATTTGAGACGGCATGAAAGACTGCAGCACGGCCACGACCAGCAGCCCATTTTGTGCATAGATGCCAAAAATGCAATCTACGTCACGCCCAAATACCTGCACGGGCCGAGAGTGCCCATTCACATCCGCAAATCCTTCACCTCGCAGGTTCTGCTGTGTGAGCTGGAGGAGTGCTGGGATTTCATGAAAGCGCAGGCCCAGAGCGGGAATCCCGGGAAGGAATGCCGTCACCTGGTCAGGACGAATCACGCAAGGCACTACGTTCCCCCTCCTCCTCTGTGCGTTAACTCTCTGGACGAGATGGGCCACAAGCAGCTCCTGTCCGCATCCGAGAAGCTCCAGTGCCGGGAGATGAGCTCCAGGGCGTGCATTCGGGGGGTGGATTGTGTCTACCCTATCTTTTGGGGTGAGCGCGAACTTTCGGAGAGGTGCGTCTTCTTTTCTGTGTACACCGACCTCGAGGACAAATGGTGTCAGTTCGGGAGGACCCGCGTCTCGTTCGACACCGAGTCTGGCGGCTGGAGGTGTCTGTGCAAGCGCAAAAGAAGCCGCTGCGTCCACAAGTGTTTATCCGCGTGGTGGTTGTTTCAGGAGCGTCCTGAACTCTTGCAGAATGCCCCAGATGTCCATGCGGAATCGGCCGATGCGCTCGAGGAAGCGGTCATGGATGCAGAGGACGTGGTTTAA
- the si:ch211-10d23.5 gene encoding si:ch211-10d23.5 isoform X1: MTGERVFMFVDEEELFSAMKDLDCLYCRIPVTASKHHLRKKHLRFAVYYKDSGIGKFSIPCYCSDGGHGRSHWHCPMCSKILHRTQNYRIHITNHGVEMTDKSSVELRPTAVLLESLRTDREDETKPGNKAACQKCGILFTTTSNLRRHERLQHGHDQQPILCIDAKNAIYVTPKYLHGPRVPIHIRKSFTSQVLLCELEECWDFMKAQAQSGNPGKECRHLVRTNHARHYVPPPPLCVNSLDEMGHKQLLSASEKLQCREMSSRACIRGVDCVYPIFWGERELSERCVFFSVYTDLEDKWCQFGRTRVSFDTESGGWRCLCKRKRSRCVHKCLSAWWLFQERPELLQNAPDVHAESADALEEAVMDAEDVV, translated from the exons ATGACTGGAG AGAgagtgtttatgtttgttgaTGAAGAGGAGCTCTTCAGCGCGATGAAGGACCTCGACTGTCTCTACTGTAGGATTCCAGTCACTGCATCTAAACATCACCTCAGAAAGAAACATCTCAGATTCGCTGTATATTATAAAGACTCTGGCATTG GGAAGTTTTCTATCCCCTGTTATTGCTCTGACGGAGGCCACGGCAGGAGCCACTGGCATTGCCCAATGTGCTCAAAAATATTGCACAGGACACAGAATTACAGAATCCATATTACCAACCATG GTGTTGAGATGACAGACAAGTCCTCAG TTGAGCTACGGCCTACAGCAGTCCTTTTAGAAAGCCTACGAACAGACCGCGAAGACGAGACCAAACCGGGCAACAAGGCAGCGTGCCAAAAGTGTGGGATCCTCTTTACCACGACATCGAATTTGAGACGGCATGAAAGACTGCAGCACGGCCACGACCAGCAGCCCATTTTGTGCATAGATGCCAAAAATGCAATCTACGTCACGCCCAAATACCTGCACGGGCCGAGAGTGCCCATTCACATCCGCAAATCCTTCACCTCGCAGGTTCTGCTGTGTGAGCTGGAGGAGTGCTGGGATTTCATGAAAGCGCAGGCCCAGAGCGGGAATCCCGGGAAGGAATGCCGTCACCTGGTCAGGACGAATCACGCAAGGCACTACGTTCCCCCTCCTCCTCTGTGCGTTAACTCTCTGGACGAGATGGGCCACAAGCAGCTCCTGTCCGCATCCGAGAAGCTCCAGTGCCGGGAGATGAGCTCCAGGGCGTGCATTCGGGGGGTGGATTGTGTCTACCCTATCTTTTGGGGTGAGCGCGAACTTTCGGAGAGGTGCGTCTTCTTTTCTGTGTACACCGACCTCGAGGACAAATGGTGTCAGTTCGGGAGGACCCGCGTCTCGTTCGACACCGAGTCTGGCGGCTGGAGGTGTCTGTGCAAGCGCAAAAGAAGCCGCTGCGTCCACAAGTGTTTATCCGCGTGGTGGTTGTTTCAGGAGCGTCCTGAACTCTTGCAGAATGCCCCAGATGTCCATGCGGAATCGGCCGATGCGCTCGAGGAAGCGGTCATGGATGCAGAGGACGTGGTTTAA
- the arl6ip5b gene encoding ADP-ribosylation factor-like 6 interacting protein 5b, which translates to MAGMELAPFRPWDDFYPGVDRFSKPDVSDLSRWNNRVISNLLYYQTNYFAAAIVVILIVGFMNPLGMFLGGAVVALVFMGSVWAGENKAVIKNFKKRNPTLFVVGVLGISYFLLSLCGGVMVFLFGITFPMLLILIHASLRLRNMKNKLENKIEGVGLKKTPMGFILDLLDQQEEKINKIQDFLESKLKD; encoded by the exons ATGGCAGGGATGGAGCTGGCGCCCTTCAGACCGTGGGATGATTTCTACCCTGGAGTAGACCGCTTCTCCAAACCCGATGTGTCTGATTTAAGCAGATGGAATAACAGAGTGATCAGCAATCTGCTTTATTATCAGACCAACTACTTCGCAGCCGCCATCGTCGTAATTCTGATCGTCGG CTTCATGAACCCGCTGGGAATGTTTCTTGGCGGGGCGGTCGTGGCTCTGGTCTTCATGGGCTCGGTGTGGGCAGGAGAGAATAAAGCTGTGATCAAGAACTTCAAGAAGAGGAACCCTACCCTGTTTGTTGTGGGTGTTCTGGGAATCAGCTACTTCCTGTTGTCCTTGTGTGGAGGAGTGATGGTGTTTCTCTTCGGGATCACATTCCCCATGCTCT TGATCCTTATCCACGCTTCTCTGAGGCTTCGCAACATGAAGAACAAGTTGGAGAACAAGATCGAGGGCGTTGGCCTAAAGAAGACGCCCATGGGCTTCATACTGGATCTCCTGGACCAACAAGAAGAGAAAATCAACAAAATCCAGGATTTCCTGGAGAGCAAGCTGAAAGATTGA
- the LOC122328753 gene encoding uncharacterized protein K02A2.6-like, with product MHYVSRDEKSTSASDEEGIYTVYSLQETEIPKVAPLTITLAINKSNVSFEVDTGCSVTIMNSSNFVKLWKKDDIPELKTCSLNLKTYTGQVLTVLGSTQVEVAYNSTMKTLPVIVVPGMGPNLLGRGWIKELGINWEALHRIQEVEELTLPKVLSKYAELFKDELGKLKGPRRRFMWIRKQSTVFKARSVPYAMKAKVEAEIERLLREHIIEPVKHSEWAAPVVPVLKPDNTIRLCGDYKLTVNRVSKLEQYPIPRIEDLFATLSGGKKFTNLDMSHAYHQIALDAESRKYVTVNTHKGLFTYRVLPFGVSSSPAIFQRTIEGVLQGLPHVAVFLDDILITGRNDEEHLQILGKVLDRLQEAGLRLKRSKCTFMEKEVQFFPIRCLMEVKDLLDLCHEH from the exons ATGCATTATGTGAGTAGAGATGAGAAAAGTACATCGGCATCTGATGAAGAAGGCATTTATACTGTGTACAGTTTGCAAGAAACAGAAATTCCGAAAGTAGCTCCACTGACCATCACGTTGGCTATTAACAAATCAAATGTATCGTTTGAAGTGGATACTGGCTGTAGTGTGACCATAATGAACAGCTCcaattttgttaaattgtgGAAAAAAGATGACATTCCTGAATTAAAGACATgttctttgaatttaaaaaccTATACGGGCCAAGTTTTAACTGTGTTGGGCTCTACACAAGTTGAAGTTGCATACAACAGCACAATGAAAACGTTACCAGTCATAGTAGTACCCGGAATGGGGCCCAATTTATTGGGCAGAGGATGGATTAAAGAATTAGGCATAAATTGGGAGGCACTACATAGGATTCAAGAGGTGGAAGAATTAACTTTGCCTAAAGTCCTCAGTAAATATGCAGAGTTGTTTAAAGATGAATTGGGAAAGTTGAAGGGTCCACGGCGACGATTTATGTGGATAAGGAAGCAGTCCACGGTTTTTAAAGCCAGATCAGTCCCTTATGCAATGAAGGCAAAGGTAGAAGCAGAAATAGAACGCCTATTGAGAGAACACATCATAGAGCCCGTTAAACATTCTGAATGGGCTGCCCCTGTTGTACCCGTTTTAAAACCAGACAATACCATACGTCTATGTGGTGACTACAAACTAACAGTGAACAGAGTTTCAAAGTTGGAACAGTATCCCATTCCTAGGATAGAGGATTTGTTTGCAACATTGTCAGGtggaaaaaaattcacaaatttGGATATGAGCCATGCTTATCACCAGATTGCATTAGATGCAGAGTCCAGGAAATATGTTACTGTGAATACCCATAAAGGGTTATTTACTTACCGTGTTTTACCTTTTGGAGTCTCTTCCAGCCCCGCTATCTTCCAGCGGACCATTGAAGGAGTACTGCAAGGCCTTCCCCATGTAGCAGTTTTCCTTGATGATATCCTAATAACTGGTCGGAATGACGAAGAACATCTCCAGATCCTTGGAAAGGTGTTGGACAGATTGCAGGAAGCCGGACTGCGATTGAAGCGAAGTAAATGTACCTTCATGGAAAAAGAG GTGCAGTTCTTTCCCATAAGATGCCTGATGGAAGTGAAAGACCTATTGGATTTATGTCACGAACATTGA
- the srsf6a gene encoding serine and arginine rich splicing factor 6a: MPRVYIGRLSYHVREKDIQRFFSGYGKLLEVDLKNGYGFVVFEDTRDADDAVYELNGKELCGERVMVEHARGPRRDRDSYGGGYYGGGGGGGGGGGGGGGGGGGGGRSGYSSRSRTGRDKYGPPVRTEYRLIVENLSSRCSWQDLKDFMRQAGEVTYADAHKERANEGVIEFRSYSDMRRAVEKLDGTDINGRKIRLVEDKQRRRRSYSGSRSRSRSRRRSRSRSRRSSRSRSNSRSRSRSRSRRHRSRSRSRSKSPSSKSRSRNRKSRSRSRTQKSRSRSTSRKSRSRSDERKSRSKSTSKVKSDRGRSKEKSVTRKSRSRSASPMENGDGGHAKSASRSPSPQAEKSQYKSPDRHSRSRSKSASRSKSRSRSRSASQD; encoded by the exons ATGCCTCGAGTGTACATCGGCAGGTTGAGCTATCATGTCCGCGAGAAAGACATCCAGCGGTTCTTCAGCGGTTACGGAAAGCTGTTGGAGGTGGATCTGAAGAACGG GTATGGCTTTGTTGTGTTTGAGGACACCCGTGATGCTGATGACGCAGTCTACGAGCTGAACGGAAAAGAGCTGTGTGGAGAGCGGGTCATGGTGGAGCACGCCAGGGGTCCGCGCCGAGACCGGGACAGCTATGGAGGGGGTTATTAtggtggtggaggaggaggaggaggaggaggtggtggaggtggaggaggaggcggaggcggaggaCGCA GTGGTTACAGCAGCAGGAGTCGCACCGGAAGGGACAAGTATGGCCCTCCTGTTCGCACCGAGTACCGCCTCATCGTGGAGAATCTGTCGAGTCGCTGCAGTTGGCAAGACCTTAAG GATTTCATGCGACAGGCAGGTGAGGTGACCTACGCAGATGCCCATAAGGAGCGTGCCAACGAGGGTGTGATTGAGTTCCGCTCTTACTCCGACATGCGGAGAGCCGTGGAGAAACTGGACGGAACAGACATAAATGGGAGGAAAATTCGTCTGGTTGAAGACAAGCAGCGGAGGCGTCGCTCCTACTCCGGCAGCCGTTCTCG TTCTCGTAGCCGGCGTCGTTCTCGTAGTAGGAGTCGCCGTAGCAGCCGCTCTCGGAGCAACTCAAGATCTCGCTCAAG GTCTCGTTCTCGCCGGCACCGCTCCCGTTCCAGGTCTCGCTCCAAGTCTCCATCAAGCAAGTCTCGTTCGCGCAATCGTAAATCTCGTTCTCGCTCCCGCACACAAAAATCTCGCAGCCGATCAACCAGTCGCAAGTCCCGCTCCCGCTCGGATGAGCGCAAGTCCCGCTCTAAGAGCACTTCCAAAGTGAAGTCGGACCGTGGGCGCTCCAAGGAGAAATCGGTCACCAGGAAATCCAGAAGTAGATCTGCTTCACCGATGGAGAATGGCGATGGGGGTCATGCCAAGTCTGCTTCTCGCTCTCCGTCACCTCAGGCTGAGAAGAGCCAGTATAAGTCTCCAGACAGGCATTCTCGTTCTCGCTCGAAGTCTGCCTCACGTTCTAAATCCCGTTCCCGTTCCAGATCTGCGTCCCAAGATTAG